CGAATGTTCAAGCTTTATGAAATCTTCCCTGGGTGCAAATGCACACCAGGCAATAGGTTGCTCTTCATAAAAAGCCAGGATCCCGGCCGGTTTGTTTTCCATCACCAGTTTTTGCATAGCATCCCTGTTGCCGCCCCCAGTCTTTCCCTCAACAAAATCAACCTTTTTGAGGCGATAATACATGCACCAGCAATTGCCACAGGCCCCCCGCTCTCCAAAAAGCTGCACAAACTTTGCCCAATTTTCCTTCTTTAAGGGTTCAAATGTTAAGTGATCAAGAAAATCATTATCCATTGTTGAACATCATTTTTAAATGATAGACTTCAAATACCAGAAAACACCTGAATCTAAAAAGCAAACATGCTTTCAGTTTCAAAAATCCCGTTGATGCAAATTTACGTAATCTTAAAATAACATCAAGTCCAAAACACAGTGGATGAATTTATATTCTTGAGATAAATCAATGAATTGCAAAGACATAAATGATTAACAAGTTTTCAATTCTACAATAGTGGATCAAATCTGATGATGAAAAACGGAATATGCCAGCCTCTTCATTTTTGAATTTGATTTACCTGGAAATTTTTAAGAAGAGTATAAAACAAAAAACCGGAACATCCTGATGGATTTCCGGTTTTTCTGCTCCCCCTGCTGGACTTGAACCAGCGGCCCTCTGATTAACAGTCAGATGCTCTAACCAACTGAGCTAAGGAGGAATTTTATATTTTTTGCTGCTTTCTTAGAGAACCTTTGTTCTCGTGCAACCCTTATTTCGTGTTTGGAGCTGCAAAAATAATAGCTTTTCATAAAATATAAAATATATTTGCAAAAAAATTTCAAAAAATAATCTGATGATGCAAAAAGTGCTTGGTATAGGCAATGCCCTGGTCGATATTATGACTTCGCTTGAAAATGATGATACCCTCAGCCAGCTTTCCCTGCCCAAAGGCAGCATGCAGTTGGTCGACAAAACCACTTCGGCCGGAATACTGGCCAAAACAACCCACTTAAAAAAACAGCGTTCTTCCGGTGGTTCGGTCGCAAATACCATTCACGGCATGGCATCACTGGGCATTGATTCATCGTTTGTCGGCTGTGTGGGAAATGATGAATTGGGTGATTTCTTTGTCAACGATCTGATTGACAACCATATTACCCCTCGTGTTTTTAGGGGAAATGATGAAACAGGCCGCTCCATCGCCCTGGTGAGCCCTGATTCTGAAAGGACTTTTGCCACTTTTCTGGGCTCGGCTGTTGAACTTACACCTGAACATTTCTCTGCCTCTTTATTCAATGGATACAACTATCTTCACCTTGAAGGTTATATGGCTCCTAATCATGAGCTCATGGAGAAAATCATCAAACTTGCCAAAGAAAAGAAAATCATCGTTTCGCTTGATATGGCCAGTTATAATGTAGTTGAAACCAACCTCAGTTTCCTGACTTCAATAATCAAGGATTATGTAGATATTGTTTTTGCAAATGAAGAAGAGGCAAAGGCTTTAACCGGACAGCCTGCAGAAACTGCCGTAAATACTATATCCGAAATGTGCTCTGTTGCAGTGGTAAAAATAGGAAGTCAGGGTTCGCTGGTTAAAAGAGGAAAGGAAGAGTACAAAATAGCCCCTGTCACTGCCAAATCTATTGATACCACCGGCGCCGGTGATTTATATGCGGCCGGTTTCCTGTATGGCCTGATGCAGGGACTGTCATTGGATAAATGTGGAAAAATAGGCTCCATTCTTGCCGGAAATGTCATAGAAGTAATTGGGGCCAAAATGGATCAGTACCGTTGGGAGAAAATCAGGGAGGCCGTTAAACAGATTGAAAATTAAAATAATCCGTGTATTTCAGCATCAATCTTGTTGATCACATAACTTAAATCTTCAGCGTTTTCCGAAAAATTGTGGTGATCAATGTCAACAATCAGCAT
Above is a genomic segment from Bacteroidota bacterium containing:
- a CDS encoding adenosine kinase, producing MMQKVLGIGNALVDIMTSLENDDTLSQLSLPKGSMQLVDKTTSAGILAKTTHLKKQRSSGGSVANTIHGMASLGIDSSFVGCVGNDELGDFFVNDLIDNHITPRVFRGNDETGRSIALVSPDSERTFATFLGSAVELTPEHFSASLFNGYNYLHLEGYMAPNHELMEKIIKLAKEKKIIVSLDMASYNVVETNLSFLTSIIKDYVDIVFANEEEAKALTGQPAETAVNTISEMCSVAVVKIGSQGSLVKRGKEEYKIAPVTAKSIDTTGAGDLYAAGFLYGLMQGLSLDKCGKIGSILAGNVIEVIGAKMDQYRWEKIREAVKQIEN
- a CDS encoding GNAT family N-acetyltransferase, with product MDNDFLDHLTFEPLKKENWAKFVQLFGERGACGNCWCMYYRLKKVDFVEGKTGGGNRDAMQKLVMENKPAGILAFYEEQPIAWCAFAPREDFIKLEHSRVHKRIDNEAVWSIPCFFVDKKFRRQGISVELLKGVIRYAKEKGIKIIEAYPAIPTKESLPDSFAWIGLYKSFERAGFQIVDRTSKNRPMVRYYT